A region from the Malus domestica chromosome 07, GDT2T_hap1 genome encodes:
- the LOC139197473 gene encoding receptor-like serine/threonine-protein kinase At4g25390, whose amino-acid sequence MRQFLHSPSPSPAASPQPQPHVSSRFPHPLAAASATTAFSLLLFLLVCFRKITRKRTAPESDSKPPHRYSYSVLRRATDSFSSTRRLGQGGSGSVFFGTIPHTHQDVAVKLMDSGSLQSEREFQNELLLASKLDSPLVVSVLGFSSDPKRRRMVLVYEFMRNGNLQDALLKRKCPELMEWRKRFSIAVDVAKGLRYLHGLDPPLIHGDVKPSNVLLDGGFAAKVADFGLARLKSENQVVIEIDDAPKKEELESNGGCDYGSVVEETESVMTSGFDDLNVGVDQSPEDLAKGPVSVSPETSVTPPSPVSPEGNLEEGGKQRVNRDWWWRQDSGVKDYVMEWIGNEIGADRPVGTTASGSSSEMVGKFEKKKKKKNTKKRLEWWVSMDEEKKAKNSNKERKRPAREWWKEEYCDELAKKKKKKDKKQSKGMSFDENDDNRWAHDEELYAESKKKIKKRSRSKSWGSVSSIDWWLDGMRHNASHDSGEIPMSGAMSSTPSMRGTVCYVAPEYGDGGDPSETWDVYSFGIFLLVLIAGRRPLEVTNSPLSEFQRANLLSWARHLARAGKLVDLVDKSIQFLDQEQAILCITVALVCLQKVPSRRPSMKEVVGMLTGELEPPKLPRELSISAKSRFPFKSHTNVR is encoded by the coding sequence ATGCGCCAATTCCTTCACTCCCCATCGCCATCGCCCGCAGCTAGTCCTCAGCCTCAACCCCACGTCAGCAGCCGCTTCCCCCACCCTCTCGCCGCCGCCTCCGCCACCACcgccttctctctcctcctcttcctcctagTCTGCTTCCGAAAAATCACCCGGAAGCGGACTGCCCCGGAATCCGACTCCAAGCCCCCCCACCGGTACTCCTACTCCGTCCTCCGCCGAGCGACCGACTCGTTCTCTTCGACGCGCCGACTCGGCCAAGGCGGCTCCGGGTCCGTGTTCTTCGGCACAATCCCACACACCCACCAAGACGTTGCCGTCAAGCTCATGGACTCCGGGTCGCTCCAGAGCGAGCGCGAGTTCCAGAACGAGCTCCTTTTAGCTTCCAAGCTCGATTCACCGCTCGTTGTCTCGGTGCTCGGATTCTCCTCCGACCCCAAACGGCGGCGTATGGTGCTGGTTTACGAGTTTATGAGGAACGGGAATTTGCAGGACGCGCTGCTGAAGAGGAAGTGCCCCGAATTGATGGAGTGGAGGAAAAGATTCTCAATTGCCGTTGACGTAGCGAAAGGGCTGAGATATCTTCATGGGTTGGACCCGCCGTTAATCCACGGTGATGTGAAGCCGAGTAATGTGCTGCTGGACGGCGGCTTCGCTGCCAAGGTCGCCGATTTCGGGCTGGCGAGGCTGAAATCGGAGAATCAGGTAGTGATTGAGATTGATGACGCGCCGAAGAAGGAGGAGCTGGAGAGCAATGGCGGGTGCGACTATGGGTCCGTGGTGGAGGAAACTGAGAGTGTGATGACATCTGGGTTTGATGATTTGAACGTGGGTGTTGATCAGTCACCGGAGGATTTAGCGAAGGGTCCTGTTTCGGTTTCACCGGAGACTTCGGTGACACCGCCGTCCCCGGTGTCTCCAGAGGGGAATTTGGAGGAGGGTGGGAAGCAGAGGGTGAATAGGGATTGGTGGTGGAGGCAGGACAGTGGGGTGAAGGACTATGTGATGGAGTGGATTGGGAATGAGATTGGGGCTGATAGGCCGGTTGGAACTACTGCTTCCGGTTCAAGTAGCGAAATGGTTGGGAAatttgagaagaagaagaagaagaagaatacgaAGAAGAGGTTGGAATGGTGGGTGTCAATGGACGAGGAAAAGAAGGCGAAGAATTCTAACAAGGAGAGGAAAAGGCCTGCCAGGGAATGGTGGAAGGAAGAGTACTGCGATGAGCttgccaagaagaagaaaaagaaggataaGAAGCAATCAAAAGGAATGAGCTTTGATGAGAATGATGACAATCGGTGGGCACACGACGAGGAATTGTATGCGGAGAGTAAGAAGAAGATCAAGAAGAGGAGTAGGAGCAAGAGTTGGGGGAGTGTGAGTAGTATTGATTGGTGGTTGGACGGAATGCGGCATAATGCTAGCCATGATTCCGGGGAAATTCCAATGAGTGGCGCCATGAGTAGTACTCCGAGCATGAGAGGCACAGTTTGTTATGTTGCCCCTGAATATGGCGACGGTGGTGATCCGTCTGAGACGTGGGATGTTTAtagttttggaatttttttattggttcTTATCGCCGGAAGGCGCCCACTTGAGGTCACAAATTCGCCTCTGTCCGAGTTCCAAAGGGCAAATCTGTTATCGTGGGCGCGCCATCTTGCCCGTGCGGGGAAGCTTGTTGATCTTGTTGATAAGTCCATTCAGTTCTTGGATCAAGAACAAGCGATCCTTTGCATTACCGTGGCATTGGTTTGCTTGCAGAAAGTGCCTTCTCGCCGCCCTTCAATGAAGGAGGTTGTGGGGATGCTGACTGGTGAGTTGGAACCACCCAAATTACCGCGTGAATTATCCATTTCGGCTAAGTCACGCTTCCCATTTAAGTCTCATACAAATGTTCGGTGA
- the LOC139197889 gene encoding transcription factor bHLH36-like yields the protein MFPLHQSKKLVFQISSNPHHHQDHTISEDHRVRGYGDRGKGRLEKLGVTLDYMMDDDHNSNDHNKKNKTLMHRENERQRRKEMGTLHASLRSLLPPEFIKGKRSISDHTNEAVNYIKHIQNRIRRLDSKRAELKKVSNLSSSSTSSDDHGGESSYRGLLSCFKVDPCSGGVQIVIGTTIGFRSGEEGLPFSISRVLEVLLEQGLCVVSCVSSKVDDRLLHTIQSEVNDLESIDLSALEQKLAEVLPPSR from the exons ATGTTTCCTTTACACCAAAGCAAGAAGCTGGTCTTCCAGATTTCATCTAATCCTCATCATCACCAAGATCACACAATTTCAGAAGATCATAGAGTTCGTGGGTATGGCGACAGGGGAAAAGGCCGGCTTGAGAAATTAGGGGTTACTTTGGACTATATGATGGATGATGATCACAATTCTAATGATCATAACAAGAAGAACAAAACGTTGATGCATAGGGAAAATGAAAGGCAAAGACGGAAAGAAATGGGTACCCTACATGCTTCACTTAGATCCCTACTTCCTCCTGAATTTATCAAg GGAAAGCGTTCGATATCTGACCACACGAACGAGGCTGTGAATTATATAAAGCACATCCAGAACAGAATCAGGAGGTTAGACTCCAAGAGAGCTGAACTGAAGAAGGTTTCCAATCTAAGTAGCTCTAGTACTAGTTCTGATGACCATGGTGGTGAAAGTTCCTATAGGGGATTGCTGAGCTGTTTCAAAGTCGACCCATGTTCCGGTGGGGTGCAAATCGTGATCGGTACTACCATCGGCTTCAGATCTGGAGAGGAAGGGTTACCCTTCtctatttctagggttttggaaGTGCTTCTTGAACAAGGGCTTTGTGTTGTGAGCTGTGTTTCCTCCAAAGTAGATGACAGACTCCTTCATACGATCCAGTCCGAG GTGAATGATCTGGAGAGTATCGATCTTTCTGCGCTGGAACAGAAACTAGCCGAAGTGCTTCCACCATCTAGATGA
- the LOC139197890 gene encoding transcription factor bHLH118-like has translation MYAASMDVGMFNNLNTGGQRRKSSLAPTSDGAKNQDKPNDDDEKKKMMHREIEKKRRQEMANLYGSLRSVLPLEFIKGKRSLADHMNEAVNYIKHLQKRIKIFGAKRDELKMGSSSNLSARNLDHGSIGSLSTSTSTLVAVHPCLAGVEIVVSTDGSAKQFFLLSRMLKILLGQGLSVISCATAQVNKRLVYTIQSEVSDPTCIDFSGLQQILTEACYH, from the exons ATGTACGCTGCTTCAATGGATGTCGGTATGTTCAATAACCTTAATACAGGAGGCCAGCGGAGAAAATCATCATTAGCGCCGACTTCGGATGGTGCGAAAAATCAAGATAAGccaaatgatgatgatgagaaaaagaagatgatgcatagagaaattgaaaagaaaagaaggcaaGAAATGGCCAACCTTTATGGATCACTTAGATCCGTACTTCCTCTTGAATTTATCAAG GGAAAGCGTTCGTTAGCGGATCATATGAACGAGGCAGTGAATTATATAAAACACCTGCAAAAGAGGATCAAAATATTTGGTGCCAAGAGAGATGAGCTAAAGATGGGGTCCTCGTCCAATTTGAGTGCTAGGAATCTTGACCATGGGAGCATTGGTAGCTTATCAACTTCAACAAGTACCCTAGTTGCAGTCCACCCTTGCTTGGCCGGCGTTGAGATTGTAGTCAGTACCGACGGATCTGCAAAGCAGTTTTTTCTCCTATCAAGAATGCTGAAAATACTGCTTGGACAAGGACTCAGTGTAATCAGCTGTGCTACTGCCCAAGTTAACAAAAGGCTTGTCTACACCATCCAATCTGAG GTTAGCGATCCAACATGCATAGacttttctgggttgcagcagATTCTGACTGAAGCCTGTTATCATTAA
- the LOC103439687 gene encoding transcription factor bHLH118-like — protein MFPNSYHHDQSKDLVFQNSFIDDSHHNDMMQVQDLMRGHEVFPEEKNPSRNKIMRKGKQQQQQQHMILSPNSSNTGENNSDGKTERKIVRRDNERQRRQLMAVLNSSLRSLLPCELIKGKRSITEHMNEAVNYINHTKAKIEELNAKKEKIKKLYECDSKDFGLENESSGHDFLKYSIMVRPTCLGAVEVVISSSCGEEEGLPLSGVLKVLLAEGLSVVGCASTRVNESSFHNIQCEVGNDLACLDLSELQLKLNNYCNSG, from the exons ATGtttcctaattcatatcatCATGATCAAAGCAAAGATTTGGTATTCCAGAATTCCTTTATTGATGATTCCCACCATAATGATATGATGCAAGTACAAGATCTAATGCGGGGTCATGAGGTTTTTCCAGAGGAGAAGAATCCATCCCGTAATAAGATAATGCGAAAAGgcaagcagcagcagcaacaacaacataTGATATTATCACCTAATTCCAGTAATACTGGAGAAAATAATAGTGATGGTAAGACTGAAAGGAAGATCGTGCGTAGGGACAACGAACGCCAAAGAAGACAGCTTATGGCAGTTCTTAATTCATCACTTCGATCCCTCCTCCCCTGTGAATTGATCAAG GGAAAACGTTCAATCACCGAGCACATGAATGAGGCCGTCAATTATATAAATCACACGAAGGCGAAGATTGAAGAACTGAATGCCAAGAAGGAAAAGATTAAAAAGTTGTATGAATGTGATTCTAAAGATTTTGGTCTCGAAAATGAAAGTTCGGGTCACGATTTTCTTAAGTACTCTATCATGGTTCGCCCAACCTGTTTGGGGGCAGTGGAGGTTGTGATAAGTAGCAGCTGCGGCGAGGAGGAAGGGTTGCCTCTTTCGGGAGTGCTCAAAGTATTGCTTGCTGAAGGCCTTAGTGTTGTTGGGTGTGCTTCCACCAGAGTAAATGAAAGTTCGTTTCACAACATTCAGTGTGAG GTTGGCAACGATTTGGCATGTCTGGATTTGTCTGAGTTGCAACTGAAATTAAATAACTATTGCAATTCTGGGTGA